A segment of the Pedobacter faecalis genome:
CTGACCCGCACCAATCAAAAGATCACTGCGGAAACGATGGCGACGTTTATCGACGGACTGAACGTGAGTGACAGCGTAAAGTCTGAACTCAAACAGATCACCCCGTTTAACTATACCGGCGTCTTTTAACATATGACCTAAAACAGACATCAGGTCTGGAATTGCATCGATCAATTCTCTATTTTTGTATAAAAAAATAAGACAATGACGATCAACGTATATACCGAGCAGACACCAAATCCTGCAACCATGAAATTCATGGTCAATAAGTTACTGATCAACGGTAGTGAAGACTTTCCTACAAGGGAAAGCGCAGAGCAATCACCCTTCGCCAGGGAGCTTTTCAAATTCAATTTTGTGAACGGTGTTTTCTTTGCCAGCAACTTCGTAACAATCACCAAAACAGACGACGCGGAATGGGCCGACGTAGAGCCGATCCTGAAAGAGTTTGTTAAAGGAGCTGTGGAATCGGAATACAAGATCAAAGACGTTTCATCTGAAGAAACACCTGCGTTTGAAGGCACCGACACCGAAATTAAGATTCAGCAGATCCTGCACGACTATGTGCGTCCGGCTGTAGAGCAAGATGGCGGTGCGATCAGCTACAAGTCGTTCGACGAAAACGAAGGCGTGGTGACTGTAGAGCTCAGAGGTTCATGCAGCGGATGCCCGTCCTCTACCATTACGCTTAAATCAGGTATCCAAAACCTGTTACAGCGCATGGTTCCAGAAGTAAAAGAAGTTATCTCCGAGGCACTATAAACGCCGATCGAATATTAATCCTTGAAATGGTTACGCATCATTTCAAGGATTTCCTGATCTGTCAGCCCGTTTGAGGCCAGAATCTCCCTGGCATCAACAAATTCATCTCCCCCGCTAAAATTAGAAACCTTTCCGCCGGCCTGTTGCACAAGGTACGCACCAGCAGCTACATCCCAGGCATTCAGATTATATTCAAAAA
Coding sequences within it:
- a CDS encoding NifU family protein, which produces MTINVYTEQTPNPATMKFMVNKLLINGSEDFPTRESAEQSPFARELFKFNFVNGVFFASNFVTITKTDDAEWADVEPILKEFVKGAVESEYKIKDVSSEETPAFEGTDTEIKIQQILHDYVRPAVEQDGGAISYKSFDENEGVVTVELRGSCSGCPSSTITLKSGIQNLLQRMVPEVKEVISEAL